Proteins encoded within one genomic window of Cetobacterium somerae ATCC BAA-474:
- a CDS encoding non-ribosomal peptide synthetase, whose product MMNKRKLSPNERMYLAFEKNYNSFVINRIVEGRGDIKIDVFQKAVNKVSEIYPESRFKLKNGFWVDSKLCPKVIKIQRKDVGKDFKELMKRKIDLTKDVACEIYYLNEFDKITIIFRTHHGVMDGKGQGIWIEAIFKELNNLEVEKFSSKVRDIDLLKDSGIKKNSDIVTVGKYSPLKDRVSYKITDPISKKIELDEKINSITAKLIGGIQSLSEDSKSRFIITRDIREKFPEEKLNTGNLSLPMYLETTSENWQEINKDLINTILKNEDIEYSPKEYFIFENIPMDILRLGLKYTIFNYNRQEKTATTAVISNLGRIDLQNYKTKYFIPEKVYALPVITPLVPLSFVITELENKTIITVGYYEDNYEEEKLEEYLEKLKDTLLNRVKVEIKGNKEVKKVDVFKDIFKKSDQEDILTLENNKEISYRDIFIGASKVANYLKKIGVNKGDRVSISTKRDSSYLISILACIKVGAVFIPIDPEYPKERVDYIKESSASKILLESLEFILEEDTLNNLNFKEFTEYKNEDVIYTIYTSGSTGKPKGVEITYGTLCNYISNCIEKYGITEKSIFGFFTSISFDLSITAIFTTLLAGGKIEFFNEKITPITLKNIFENSKMNSVKMTPTHLEIISKYNIKKDRFKLVIVGGEQLKVSTAKKAQDILGDSCKIVNEYGPTEATVGCIYHIFDKNKTYIGEGLPIGKPLDNIDLYLEIDTNENMGELFIGGDCLAKGYYNNLKETTDKFIYLENKRFYKSGDLCRINKDNDLEFLERKDFQVKIRGYRIELEEIEKKIEEYPSVVGCRVVPNSSKNALLAYYIGKIDQKELLKNLKEKLPEYMIPYAFFEIDEFPLNSNGKLDLKKLKELGQKDFKDNIDEVSLSSFEKKIIKIWEEILEIKIDKNKVNWNFYELGADSLSIVRFINEIEPFINKEGVEKILLNPNLETISKYKK is encoded by the coding sequence ATGATGAATAAAAGAAAGTTATCTCCTAATGAGAGAATGTATCTAGCATTTGAAAAAAACTATAACTCTTTTGTAATAAATAGGATTGTAGAGGGAAGAGGGGATATAAAAATAGATGTTTTTCAAAAAGCAGTTAATAAAGTTAGTGAGATATATCCTGAAAGTAGATTTAAATTAAAAAATGGATTTTGGGTAGATTCAAAACTCTGTCCAAAAGTTATCAAGATTCAAAGAAAAGATGTGGGAAAAGATTTTAAAGAGTTAATGAAAAGAAAGATCGATTTAACTAAAGATGTAGCCTGTGAAATATACTATCTTAATGAATTTGATAAAATAACAATTATATTTCGAACTCACCATGGAGTGATGGATGGAAAAGGACAAGGAATTTGGATTGAAGCAATTTTTAAAGAGCTTAATAATTTAGAGGTTGAAAAGTTTTCTTCTAAAGTGAGAGACATAGATTTACTAAAAGATAGTGGAATTAAGAAAAATAGCGACATAGTAACAGTTGGAAAATATTCACCACTAAAAGATAGAGTATCTTATAAAATTACAGATCCAATCTCTAAAAAAATTGAGCTTGATGAAAAAATAAATAGTATAACAGCTAAATTAATAGGTGGTATTCAGAGTTTAAGTGAAGATTCTAAAAGTAGATTTATAATAACAAGAGATATAAGAGAAAAGTTTCCAGAAGAAAAATTAAATACTGGAAATCTATCACTACCCATGTATTTAGAAACTACAAGTGAAAATTGGCAAGAGATAAATAAAGATTTAATAAATACAATATTAAAAAATGAAGATATAGAATATTCACCAAAGGAGTATTTTATATTTGAGAATATTCCAATGGATATTTTAAGATTGGGATTAAAATATACAATTTTTAATTATAATAGGCAAGAAAAAACTGCAACAACAGCGGTAATATCAAATTTAGGTAGAATTGATTTACAAAATTATAAAACAAAATATTTTATACCAGAAAAAGTTTATGCACTACCAGTAATAACACCACTAGTTCCATTATCTTTTGTAATAACTGAGTTAGAGAATAAAACTATAATAACAGTTGGGTATTATGAAGATAACTATGAAGAGGAGAAATTAGAGGAGTATTTAGAAAAGTTAAAAGATACTCTTTTAAATAGAGTGAAAGTTGAGATTAAAGGTAATAAAGAGGTAAAAAAAGTTGATGTATTTAAAGATATTTTTAAAAAATCTGATCAAGAAGATATTTTAACTTTAGAGAATAATAAAGAAATAAGTTATAGAGATATATTTATTGGTGCTTCAAAAGTAGCTAATTATTTGAAAAAAATAGGAGTTAACAAGGGAGACAGAGTTTCTATATCAACAAAAAGAGACTCAAGTTATTTAATCTCTATATTAGCATGTATAAAAGTAGGAGCTGTATTTATACCAATAGATCCAGAGTACCCAAAAGAAAGAGTAGATTATATAAAGGAGAGCTCAGCAAGTAAGATATTGTTAGAATCTTTAGAGTTTATTTTAGAAGAAGATACTCTAAATAATCTAAATTTTAAAGAGTTTACAGAATATAAAAATGAAGATGTTATTTATACTATTTACACTTCAGGAAGCACAGGAAAGCCTAAAGGTGTAGAAATAACATATGGTACACTTTGTAACTATATATCTAACTGCATTGAAAAATATGGGATAACAGAGAAAAGTATATTTGGTTTTTTCACATCAATATCCTTTGATTTATCTATAACAGCGATTTTTACAACATTACTAGCAGGTGGGAAAATAGAGTTTTTTAATGAGAAAATTACACCAATAACTTTAAAAAATATTTTTGAAAATAGTAAAATGAATAGTGTAAAAATGACACCAACTCACTTGGAAATTATTTCAAAATATAATATAAAAAAGGATAGGTTTAAGTTAGTAATTGTAGGTGGAGAACAGTTAAAGGTAAGTACAGCTAAAAAAGCTCAAGATATTTTAGGTGATAGTTGTAAAATAGTTAATGAATATGGACCAACAGAAGCTACAGTGGGGTGTATATACCATATTTTTGATAAAAATAAAACTTATATAGGAGAGGGATTGCCAATAGGAAAACCTTTAGATAATATTGATCTTTATTTAGAGATTGATACTAATGAAAATATGGGAGAACTATTTATAGGTGGAGACTGTTTAGCAAAAGGATATTATAATAACTTAAAAGAGACTACAGATAAATTTATATACTTAGAAAATAAAAGATTTTATAAATCAGGAGATCTATGTAGAATAAATAAAGATAATGATTTGGAGTTTTTAGAAAGAAAAGATTTCCAAGTTAAAATTAGAGGTTATCGTATAGAGTTAGAAGAGATTGAAAAAAAGATAGAGGAATATCCATCAGTAGTAGGGTGTAGAGTTGTTCCTAACTCATCTAAAAATGCTTTGTTAGCATATTATATTGGAAAAATAGATCAAAAAGAACTTTTAAAAAATCTTAAAGAAAAGTTACCAGAATATATGATACCATATGCTTTCTTTGAAATTGATGAGTTTCCACTAAATTCTAATGGAAAATTAGATTTAAAAAAACTTAAAGAGTTAGGACAAAAAGATTTTAAAGATAATATAGATGAGGTGTCATTATCAAGTTTTGAAAAAAAGATTATCAAAATTTGGGAAGAGATATTAGAGATAAAAATAGATAAAAATAAAGTGAATTGGAATTTTTATGAATTAGGTGCAGACTCTTTGAGTATAGTTAGATTTATAAATGAGATAGAACCTTTTATAAATAAAGAGGGAGTAGAAAAAATTCTATTAAATCCAAACTTAGAAACAATAAGTAAGTATAAAAAATAA
- a CDS encoding DUF2147 domain-containing protein: protein MRIIILFMIVGNMLFANSILGYWMTQEGKNGKEAIVLIEKEKNTYIGKIKYIATVDKNFNIISYTNKDEIIDFELVKDFQKVDDVTYKKGRIIDPKSSREYYASVKLEGNKFILKGSLDPHGILGAKRVWKKIDKEYIKKYGDEKL, encoded by the coding sequence ATGAGAATTATAATACTTTTTATGATTGTAGGAAATATGTTATTTGCTAATTCAATTTTAGGATATTGGATGACTCAAGAGGGAAAAAATGGAAAGGAAGCCATTGTTTTAATAGAAAAGGAAAAAAATACATATATAGGAAAAATAAAGTATATAGCGACAGTTGATAAAAATTTTAATATAATAAGTTATACAAATAAAGATGAGATAATAGATTTTGAGTTAGTAAAAGATTTTCAAAAAGTTGATGATGTAACATACAAAAAGGGGCGAATAATAGATCCAAAAAGTTCAAGAGAATATTATGCCTCTGTAAAACTTGAAGGTAATAAATTTATATTAAAAGGTTCACTTGATCCTCATGGAATATTGGGAGCTAAGAGAGTTTGGAAAAAAATAGATAAAGAGTACATAAAAAAATATGGTGATGAAAAATTATGA
- a CDS encoding mechanosensitive ion channel family protein: MEVKSQSFVEEVLNHLVDKNIFVNFTVEFLFFIIKLFICIGIYYFVLKLVKKIAPIYNKAKKENVIDPSLRSFIRSILYVGLHATLITICLLIMGVKESSLLAFFGTLGIGVGLALKDNLSNFAGGIIVLIFKTYKVGDEVNIAGEMGYVYDIDIFSTTVRTHNNDLVIVPNGSIVSNKVINYTKTPIRRLKFIIGVSYDADLDVAREALEKLLRSNPLVLTDPPVYSHVDAYADSSINIALKGWTTNEHYWTVYKETLNGIKGALDRENISIPFPQMDVHLNNVDK, from the coding sequence GTGGAAGTTAAGTCACAAAGTTTTGTGGAAGAAGTTTTAAATCACTTAGTTGATAAAAATATTTTTGTCAATTTTACAGTGGAGTTTTTATTTTTCATAATAAAACTATTTATCTGTATAGGGATATACTATTTTGTTTTAAAGTTAGTAAAAAAAATAGCGCCAATTTATAATAAAGCTAAAAAAGAGAATGTAATAGATCCATCTCTTAGAAGTTTTATTAGATCAATTTTATATGTGGGATTACACGCTACATTAATAACAATTTGCCTTTTGATTATGGGAGTAAAAGAGAGTAGTTTACTTGCATTCTTTGGAACATTGGGAATAGGTGTTGGTTTAGCATTAAAGGATAACCTATCAAACTTTGCAGGTGGAATAATTGTTTTGATATTTAAAACATATAAAGTTGGAGATGAAGTAAATATAGCTGGAGAGATGGGATATGTATACGATATTGATATTTTTTCTACTACAGTTAGAACTCATAATAATGATTTAGTAATAGTTCCAAATGGTTCTATTGTCTCAAATAAAGTAATAAACTATACAAAAACACCAATTAGAAGATTAAAATTTATAATAGGAGTATCTTACGATGCAGATTTAGATGTAGCTAGAGAGGCTTTAGAAAAACTTTTAAGAAGTAATCCTTTAGTTTTAACAGATCCTCCTGTATATAGCCATGTAGATGCCTATGCAGACAGTTCTATAAATATAGCTTTAAAAGGTTGGACAACAAATGAGCACTACTGGACAGTTTATAAGGAAACATTAAATGGAATTAAAGGTGCTTTAGATAGAGAGAATATAAGCATACCATTCCCACAAATGGATGTTCATTTAAATAATGTTGATAAATAA
- a CDS encoding carbonic anhydrase, translating to MQNYNELLEANLEWVEKRLDLDKDYFKNLSKGQNPPFLYIGCSDSRMPIDTFTQSEPGSFFIHRNIANQVFSNDMNFLATLEYAVEQLEVEHIIVSGHYECGGIKTAHDKCRHSSIISSWLMPIKKIEVEHKEELENLATEQERLDRLTELNVLEQLKHIFELSVIRNRIENGKYPRVHGWVLDIRSGKIVEIEIPIEDWKSKGIIPKEYQV from the coding sequence ATGCAAAATTATAATGAATTATTAGAAGCAAATTTAGAATGGGTTGAAAAAAGATTGGATTTAGACAAAGATTATTTTAAAAATCTTTCGAAGGGACAAAATCCACCATTTCTATATATAGGATGCTCAGATAGTAGAATGCCTATTGACACATTTACTCAAAGTGAACCTGGAAGTTTTTTTATTCATAGAAATATAGCTAATCAAGTATTTTCTAATGATATGAATTTTTTAGCAACTTTGGAGTATGCAGTTGAACAGTTAGAAGTGGAGCATATAATAGTTTCTGGTCACTACGAGTGCGGAGGAATTAAAACAGCTCATGATAAGTGCAGACACTCTTCAATAATATCAAGTTGGTTAATGCCAATAAAAAAGATAGAGGTAGAGCATAAAGAGGAGTTAGAAAATCTAGCAACTGAACAGGAAAGGTTAGATAGATTAACAGAGTTAAACGTATTAGAGCAACTTAAACATATATTTGAATTATCAGTTATAAGAAATAGAATTGAAAATGGAAAATATCCAAGAGTTCATGGATGGGTTTTAGATATTAGAAGTGGAAAGATAGTTGAAATAGAGATTCCAATAGAAGATTGGAAATCAAAAGGAATAATACCTAAAGAGTATCAAGTTTAA
- a CDS encoding bifunctional 2-keto-4-hydroxyglutarate aldolase/2-keto-3-deoxy-6-phosphogluconate aldolase, translated as MLKKHEIIDRIINTGVVAVVRAENLEEAKRVSNACIAGGVNAIEVTYTVPGATEVIRELSKEFPGDDFIIGAGTVLDTETARLAILAGAKYIVSPGFDAETAKLCNRYAIPYMPGCMTITEMIKAMELGCDIIKLFPGSAFGPDFIKAVKAPLPQANIMPTGGVSIENVDQWIKNGVVAVGVGGKLATGPSEEITATAKAFIAKVKKVREEI; from the coding sequence ATGTTAAAAAAACATGAAATTATAGATAGAATTATAAACACTGGTGTTGTTGCAGTTGTTAGAGCTGAGAATTTAGAGGAAGCTAAGCGTGTTTCTAATGCTTGTATCGCTGGTGGAGTTAATGCAATTGAAGTAACTTATACTGTACCTGGAGCAACTGAGGTTATTAGAGAACTTTCTAAGGAGTTCCCTGGAGACGATTTTATAATTGGTGCAGGAACTGTTTTAGATACAGAAACTGCTAGACTTGCTATTTTAGCTGGAGCAAAATATATCGTTTCTCCTGGATTTGATGCTGAAACTGCTAAACTTTGTAACAGATATGCTATTCCATACATGCCAGGATGTATGACTATTACTGAAATGATTAAAGCTATGGAATTAGGTTGTGACATCATTAAACTTTTCCCAGGAAGCGCTTTTGGACCTGACTTTATTAAAGCTGTTAAAGCACCTTTACCTCAAGCTAATATTATGCCTACAGGTGGAGTTTCTATCGAAAACGTTGATCAATGGATTAAAAACGGAGTTGTAGCTGTTGGTGTTGGTGGAAAGTTAGCTACTGGACCTAGCGAAGAGATTACTGCTACTGCAAAAGCTTTCATAGCTAAAGTTAAAAAGGTTAGAGAGGAGATCTAA
- a CDS encoding sugar kinase: MSKIVTLGEIMLRLSTENNNRFIQSNTFRADYGGGEANVAVSLANFGIESEYVTKLPNNPLSDSIFRYLKANGVETKNIVLGGERLGTYYLEVGTSVRASSVIYDRKYSSFSTLNYNELQIESILKDCKILHLSGITPALSENCKELTIKIMEKAKEMGVLISFDFNYRGKLWTLDEASPVLTSYLPYIDICFAGILDAKNIMKLGDHSDLNEYYKEITKKYPNIKYLLSTKRETHSVNENSLTGFIFKEGELIASPRYTFQIVDRVGGGDAFAAGALFGIYNNHSPKDIVDFATAASVYKHTVRGDANLVSKDEIYNIINNGISTVSR; encoded by the coding sequence ATGAGTAAAATCGTAACTCTTGGAGAGATTATGTTACGTCTTTCCACTGAAAATAATAATAGATTTATTCAAAGTAATACATTTAGAGCTGACTATGGTGGTGGAGAAGCTAACGTAGCTGTTTCTCTTGCAAACTTTGGAATAGAATCTGAATATGTTACTAAACTACCTAACAATCCACTTTCTGATTCTATCTTTAGATACTTAAAAGCTAACGGAGTTGAAACAAAAAATATAGTTCTTGGTGGAGAAAGACTTGGAACTTACTACCTAGAAGTTGGAACAAGTGTTAGAGCATCATCAGTTATTTATGATAGAAAATACTCATCATTTTCTACTTTAAACTATAACGAATTACAAATAGAATCTATTCTAAAAGATTGTAAAATACTACACCTTTCTGGAATTACACCTGCTCTTTCTGAAAATTGTAAAGAGCTTACTATTAAAATTATGGAAAAAGCCAAAGAGATGGGAGTTTTAATTAGTTTTGATTTTAACTACAGAGGAAAACTTTGGACTTTAGATGAAGCTTCTCCTGTTTTAACAAGTTATCTTCCATATATAGATATCTGTTTTGCTGGTATTCTAGATGCTAAAAACATTATGAAGTTAGGAGATCATTCTGATTTAAATGAATATTATAAAGAGATTACAAAAAAATATCCAAATATAAAATATCTACTTTCTACAAAACGTGAAACTCACTCAGTTAATGAAAACTCTTTAACTGGTTTCATCTTTAAAGAGGGGGAACTTATAGCTTCACCTAGATATACTTTCCAAATTGTTGATAGAGTTGGTGGAGGAGATGCTTTCGCTGCTGGAGCTCTTTTTGGAATCTATAATAACCATTCACCTAAAGATATTGTAGATTTTGCAACTGCAGCATCTGTTTATAAGCACACTGTAAGAGGTGATGCAAACTTAGTTTCAAAAGATGAAATTTATAACATCATCAATAATGGTATTTCAACTGTTTCAAGATAA
- the hcp gene encoding hydroxylamine reductase has protein sequence MEKIPMFCFQCQETAGNKGCSVVGVCGKKPTTSNLQDLLIYTAKGISILRENLSLESRLENKELNSEIDYYITNSLFITITNANFDDEMISKEILKGLEIRDKVKTQLDNFGLDIKRLKNHDATTFTVKTIEDMNKKALTIGVLSTENEDVRSLREVITYGLKGMAAYYEHSVNLGYEKSEIVMFIEKALVSTLDDSIELGGLVGLTLETGKFGVDVMALLDSANTGKFGNPEITEVNIGVRNNPGILISGHDLNDIVQLLEQTEGTGVDVYTHSEMLPAHYYPELKKYKHLAGNYGNAWWKQKEEFETFNGPVVFTTNCIVPPKAGASYEGKVFTTNATGFPGWKRVEEKDGKKDFSEVIALAKTCKAPTEIETGKIIGGFAHNQVFALADKVVDAVKSGAIRRFYVMAGCDGRMKSRDYYTEFAANLPKDTVILTAGCAKYKYNKLNLGDIGGIPRVLDAGQCNDSYSLALIALKLKEVFQLNDINELPIAYNIAWYEQKAVIVLLALLHLGVKNIHLGPTIPAFLSGNVLKVLIDNFNIGTISTVEEDLKNF, from the coding sequence ATGGAAAAAATACCGATGTTTTGTTTTCAATGTCAAGAAACAGCAGGAAATAAAGGCTGCTCAGTAGTGGGAGTTTGTGGAAAGAAACCAACTACATCAAATCTTCAAGATTTACTTATTTATACAGCAAAAGGTATATCTATTTTGAGAGAGAATTTATCTTTAGAAAGTAGATTAGAAAATAAAGAGTTGAATTCAGAGATTGACTATTATATAACAAACTCTTTATTTATAACGATAACAAATGCAAATTTTGATGATGAGATGATATCTAAAGAGATTTTAAAAGGATTAGAAATTAGAGATAAAGTAAAAACTCAATTGGATAATTTTGGATTAGATATAAAAAGATTAAAAAATCATGATGCAACAACATTTACAGTAAAAACAATAGAGGATATGAATAAAAAAGCTTTAACTATTGGGGTACTTTCAACTGAAAATGAAGATGTAAGATCTTTAAGAGAGGTTATAACTTATGGTTTAAAAGGTATGGCAGCATATTATGAGCACTCTGTAAATTTAGGATATGAGAAATCAGAAATAGTTATGTTTATAGAAAAAGCTTTAGTTTCAACTTTAGATGATTCAATCGAGTTAGGAGGTTTAGTAGGATTAACTTTAGAAACAGGAAAATTTGGAGTAGATGTAATGGCGTTGCTAGATTCTGCTAATACAGGAAAATTTGGAAATCCAGAGATAACAGAGGTAAATATTGGAGTTAGAAATAATCCTGGAATTTTAATATCAGGTCATGACTTGAATGATATAGTTCAACTTTTAGAGCAAACAGAAGGAACAGGAGTAGATGTATATACTCACTCAGAGATGTTACCAGCTCACTATTATCCAGAGTTAAAAAAATATAAACATTTAGCTGGAAACTATGGAAATGCATGGTGGAAACAAAAAGAGGAGTTTGAAACATTTAATGGTCCTGTTGTATTTACAACAAACTGTATAGTACCTCCAAAAGCTGGGGCTTCATATGAAGGAAAAGTATTTACAACAAATGCAACTGGATTCCCAGGATGGAAAAGAGTTGAAGAAAAAGATGGAAAAAAAGATTTCTCAGAAGTTATAGCATTAGCTAAAACATGTAAAGCACCAACAGAGATTGAAACAGGAAAAATTATAGGTGGTTTTGCACATAATCAAGTATTTGCACTAGCTGATAAAGTTGTAGATGCAGTAAAATCTGGAGCTATTAGAAGATTCTATGTAATGGCAGGATGCGACGGAAGAATGAAATCAAGAGATTATTATACAGAGTTTGCAGCTAATTTACCAAAAGATACAGTTATTTTAACAGCAGGTTGTGCAAAGTATAAATATAATAAATTAAATTTAGGGGATATTGGTGGAATTCCAAGAGTTTTAGATGCAGGACAATGTAATGATTCATACTCATTAGCATTAATAGCTTTAAAATTGAAAGAGGTATTCCAATTAAATGATATAAATGAGTTACCAATTGCTTATAATATAGCTTGGTATGAGCAAAAAGCTGTAATAGTTTTACTAGCATTATTACACTTAGGAGTTAAAAATATCCATTTAGGACCAACAATTCCAGCATTTTTATCAGGAAATGTTTTAAAAGTTTTAATAGATAACTTTAATATTGGAACTATTTCAACAGTAGAAGAGGATTTAAAGAATTTCTAA
- a CDS encoding IclR family transcriptional regulator, whose amino-acid sequence MKKLVPAMEKIDKIFNYLYLKEKASQAEISKDLNIPKATTNRLIYTLVTMGYIYQNGKDYTLGNKFDYFSNKNKNYNLIKNISYPYLEELSLKFKETFKVSVFDKNKIRVIASVESNDYYKITVPENAIFPLHAGAASKILICQLTEKKLNSLLPETLPKYTENTITSRDILKKELFKVNIKKIAFDNMEHSNTISAVAIPIYDKNNKIIAALSCPFFSNNTNESHINEIIIAMKDISEKISTTLINMSF is encoded by the coding sequence ATGAAAAAATTAGTTCCAGCTATGGAAAAAATTGATAAAATTTTCAACTATCTTTATTTAAAAGAGAAAGCTTCTCAAGCTGAAATCTCTAAAGATTTAAATATACCTAAAGCTACTACAAATAGATTAATCTATACTTTAGTCACAATGGGATATATCTATCAAAATGGAAAAGATTATACTTTAGGAAATAAGTTTGATTACTTTTCAAATAAAAATAAAAATTATAACTTAATAAAAAATATTTCATATCCATATTTAGAAGAACTATCTTTAAAATTTAAGGAAACATTTAAAGTTAGTGTTTTTGATAAAAACAAAATTAGAGTCATTGCTTCTGTTGAAAGTAATGATTATTATAAAATTACAGTTCCAGAAAATGCAATCTTTCCTCTACATGCAGGTGCAGCAAGTAAAATTTTAATCTGTCAACTAACAGAAAAAAAATTGAACTCTTTACTTCCTGAAACTTTGCCAAAATATACTGAAAATACAATAACTAGTAGAGATATTCTAAAAAAAGAACTTTTTAAAGTTAATATAAAAAAAATTGCATTTGACAACATGGAGCATTCAAATACAATTAGTGCCGTAGCTATTCCTATTTATGATAAAAATAATAAAATTATAGCTGCTTTAAGTTGTCCTTTTTTTAGCAACAATACTAATGAATCTCATATAAATGAAATCATAATCGCTATGAAAGATATCTCTGAAAAGATAAGTACAACTCTTATTAATATGTCTTTTTAA
- a CDS encoding Dps family protein codes for MENKDLVFQMNKFVGDLHVFKTKVHNFHWNLTGEHFFVIHPMLDGIMGEIDAQIDSVAERILMIGHRPFGSLEIYLKHTVLAEAETKAYPAKEAVKLMLEDFKLLLAEANIIMGIAEKEDDQETLTLVTDIAALYQKHIWMFGAWLA; via the coding sequence ATGGAAAATAAAGATCTAGTATTTCAAATGAACAAATTTGTAGGAGACTTACATGTATTTAAAACTAAAGTACATAACTTCCACTGGAATTTAACTGGAGAGCACTTCTTCGTTATACATCCTATGCTTGATGGTATAATGGGTGAAATTGATGCACAAATCGATTCTGTTGCTGAGAGAATTTTAATGATCGGACACAGACCTTTTGGATCTTTAGAAATCTATTTAAAACATACTGTTTTAGCTGAAGCTGAAACTAAAGCATATCCAGCTAAAGAAGCTGTTAAATTAATGTTAGAAGATTTCAAACTTCTTTTAGCTGAAGCTAACATTATTATGGGAATCGCTGAAAAAGAGGATGATCAAGAAACTCTTACTCTAGTTACTGATATAGCTGCTTTATATCAAAAACATATCTGGATGTTTGGTGCTTGGTTAGCATAA
- a CDS encoding PTS lactose/cellobiose transporter subunit IIA gives MVDFTEEELEEIIFSIVAYAGEAKGCAHQALAFAEEGKFEEAEECMKECDAAVLKAHHVQTDMIQKEAGGQKIPLSIVFVHAQDHLMTALSERELIKKMIKLNKRLFALESK, from the coding sequence ATGGTAGATTTTACAGAAGAGGAATTAGAAGAGATAATATTTTCAATAGTAGCATATGCAGGAGAAGCTAAAGGATGTGCACATCAAGCACTAGCATTTGCTGAAGAGGGGAAATTTGAAGAAGCTGAAGAGTGTATGAAAGAGTGTGACGCAGCAGTTTTAAAAGCTCACCACGTACAAACAGATATGATTCAAAAAGAAGCGGGAGGACAAAAAATACCTTTATCAATAGTTTTCGTTCACGCTCAAGATCACTTAATGACAGCTTTATCAGAGAGAGAGTTAATTAAGAAAATGATTAAATTAAACAAAAGATTATTTGCTTTAGAAAGTAAGTAA